The following proteins come from a genomic window of Thiothrix winogradskyi:
- the gyrA gene encoding DNA gyrase subunit A: protein MATFAKEIIPVNLEDEMRQSYLDYAMSVIVGRALPDVRDGLKPVHRRVLFAMSELGNEWNKPYKKSARIVGDVIGKYHPHGDTAVYDTMVRMAQPFSLRYMLVDGQGNFGSVDGDSPAAMRYTEVRMSKIAHELQMDIDKETVDFVPNYDGNEKEPSVFPTRLPNLLINGSSGIAVGMATNIPPHNITETVNACLALLADPDMDISDLMEYLPGPDFPTAGIINGARGIREAYRTGKGRIYVRARANVEVDERTHRETIIVTELPYQVNKARLLEKIAELVKEKKLEGISELRDESDKDGMRMVIELKRGESGEVIINNLYKQTQMQSVFGINMVALIDGQPRLLNLKDILAAFLRHRREIVTRRTIFEVRKARERAHILEGLAVALSNIDDIITLIKSAPSPTDAKLGLVSRAWNAGIVSDMLSRAGADTCRPDDLPEQYGLRPDGYWLSEVQAQAILDLRLHRLTGLEKDKILAEYRELLEKIADLLEILANPDRLLQVIRDELLLVRDTYGDARRTEINVVGEDLCMEDLIADEEVMVTFSHAGYAKAQTLDTYRAQKRGGRGKAATAMKDEDFIEKLFVASMHDTLLCFSSRGRMYWLKVYQLPMGGRGARGKPMVNLLPLEEGERINAVLPIREYAEDKYIFMATSEGTVKKTPLTEFSRPRTAGIIAVDLRDGDQLVDVAVTNGDNEVMLFSNSGKAIRFHESDVRAMGRTAAGVRGIRMDDGQEVNALIILGEGELLIATENGYGKRTRAEEFSQQGRGGQGVIAIQTSDRNGNAVGAVQVRDDCQIMLITDGGTLVRTPVADVSIVGRNTQGVTLIRLNDGEKLVQIAPILTDTSDAADDDTTDLTDDQE from the coding sequence ATGGCCACATTTGCCAAGGAAATTATCCCGGTTAATCTCGAAGATGAAATGCGTCAGTCCTATCTGGACTACGCGATGAGTGTCATCGTCGGGCGTGCTTTACCAGACGTGCGCGACGGTTTGAAACCCGTCCACCGCCGTGTGTTGTTTGCCATGAGCGAACTCGGCAACGAATGGAACAAGCCCTACAAAAAATCCGCACGTATCGTCGGTGACGTGATCGGTAAATACCACCCGCACGGTGATACCGCTGTGTACGATACAATGGTGCGCATGGCGCAACCGTTCTCGCTGCGTTACATGCTGGTGGATGGGCAAGGTAACTTCGGTTCAGTCGATGGCGATTCACCCGCTGCGATGCGTTACACCGAAGTGCGCATGTCCAAAATTGCCCACGAATTGCAAATGGACATCGACAAAGAAACCGTCGATTTCGTCCCCAACTACGATGGCAATGAGAAAGAACCCAGCGTTTTCCCCACGCGCTTGCCTAACCTGCTGATCAACGGTTCATCCGGTATCGCGGTCGGGATGGCGACGAATATTCCCCCGCACAACATCACCGAAACCGTGAATGCGTGCCTCGCGTTGCTGGCTGATCCCGATATGGACATCAGCGATTTGATGGAATACCTGCCGGGGCCTGATTTCCCCACTGCCGGTATTATCAATGGCGCACGCGGCATCCGCGAAGCCTACCGCACTGGCAAAGGTCGCATTTACGTTCGCGCCCGTGCCAATGTCGAAGTCGATGAACGCACCCACCGCGAAACCATCATCGTCACCGAGTTACCGTATCAGGTAAACAAAGCGCGTTTGCTGGAAAAAATCGCCGAACTGGTTAAAGAGAAAAAGCTTGAAGGCATCTCCGAATTGCGCGACGAATCCGACAAAGATGGGATGCGCATGGTGATTGAACTCAAGCGCGGCGAATCCGGCGAAGTCATCATCAATAATCTCTACAAGCAAACCCAGATGCAGAGCGTGTTCGGCATCAATATGGTGGCGTTGATCGACGGTCAACCACGCTTGTTGAATTTGAAGGATATACTGGCAGCCTTCTTACGTCACCGCCGTGAGATCGTTACGCGCCGCACGATTTTTGAAGTGCGTAAAGCCCGCGAACGCGCCCATATCCTCGAAGGCTTGGCGGTTGCGCTCTCCAACATCGACGACATTATTACGCTGATCAAATCCGCACCTAGCCCGACCGATGCGAAACTCGGTTTGGTGTCACGGGCATGGAACGCAGGCATTGTCAGCGACATGCTCAGCCGTGCCGGTGCGGATACCTGTCGCCCCGACGATTTGCCCGAACAATACGGTTTGCGCCCCGATGGCTATTGGCTGTCTGAAGTGCAGGCACAGGCGATTTTGGATTTACGCTTGCACCGTTTAACCGGTTTGGAAAAAGACAAAATCCTTGCCGAATACCGTGAATTGCTGGAAAAGATTGCCGATTTGCTGGAAATCCTCGCTAACCCTGACCGTTTGCTGCAAGTGATCCGTGATGAATTGCTGCTGGTACGTGATACTTACGGCGATGCACGGCGCACCGAAATCAACGTGGTCGGCGAAGACCTGTGCATGGAAGACCTGATTGCTGACGAAGAAGTCATGGTCACGTTCTCGCACGCCGGTTACGCCAAAGCGCAAACGCTGGACACTTACCGCGCGCAAAAACGTGGCGGACGTGGCAAAGCGGCGACGGCGATGAAAGACGAAGATTTCATCGAAAAACTGTTCGTGGCGAGTATGCACGACACCTTGCTGTGCTTCTCCAGCCGTGGACGCATGTATTGGCTGAAAGTTTACCAGTTGCCAATGGGCGGACGCGGTGCTCGCGGCAAGCCAATGGTCAACTTACTGCCACTGGAAGAAGGCGAACGCATTAACGCAGTATTGCCGATTCGCGAATACGCCGAAGACAAATACATCTTCATGGCAACCTCGGAAGGCACGGTCAAGAAAACCCCGTTGACGGAATTCTCACGCCCGCGTACTGCTGGGATCATTGCGGTTGATTTGCGTGATGGCGACCAATTGGTTGATGTTGCCGTGACCAATGGCGATAACGAAGTCATGCTGTTCAGCAATTCCGGCAAAGCCATTCGTTTCCACGAATCCGACGTGCGGGCAATGGGGCGTACTGCGGCTGGCGTGCGCGGTATCCGCATGGATGATGGGCAAGAAGTCAACGCGCTGATCATTCTGGGCGAAGGCGAATTGTTGATTGCCACCGAAAACGGTTACGGTAAACGTACCCGTGCCGAAGAATTCTCGCAGCAAGGGCGTGGCGGGCAAGGCGTGATTGCGATCCAAACCTCTGACCGCAACGGTAACGCGGTCGGTGCGGTGCAGGTACGCGATGATTGCCAAATCATGCTCATCACCGACGGTGGTACGCTAGTGCGCACCCCCGTTGCTGACGTTTCCATCGTGGGGCGCAATACACAGGGTGTGACCCTGATCCGCCTCAATGATGGGGAAAAGTTGGTGCAGATTGCGCCGATTTTGACCGATACCAGCGATGCTGCTGACGATGACACTACAGACTTAACCGACGATCAGGAATAA
- a CDS encoding toprim domain-containing protein, which translates to MQVAEIVKRLQADYGMKHKGAFLREGVCPECSKKELFISANEPHHLKCGRENKCGWGKNTRELYPDLWKPLHEQYPATPKDPNATARAYLRLRGLNPELFVGQFMQAQRYERDAIREPKGTETVRFFLNADRSVWWERFITVIDMPDKPKKAHFQGSYKGLWWQPAGFSPKQGDRVFLVEGILDALSLIQSGYSAVSLMSSSNWPEHSLKPYLGKGIKWVLALDNDKAGQRYNLKFYRELTRMGEKVDVCTAPDKDKRDWNDLLKASGGKIQLDALDEWFYTGKLLTAANPQAKALQIAGRTGRTRFTFEYEDQLYAAKYSEKQEDNPVQVEKIANCKPEFLYFQKDTVTGDSAYYMRVTRPGLPKPYKDVFSPSALASANEFKNRLLNVAAGVMFTGNTKQLEYHQQEYWFNTANLPEVQTINFLGYARELGGWIFPKQAVFNGVLHQVNEDDFIDLPDGRQVKTSFRQDTVTIGKAEDSHQPQLWLEDFKTAFGVKGVAALAFWAGSFFAEQIRKKQASYPFLELSGEPGTGKTTLLQFLWKLSGREGYEGIELSKASHAGRWRSLEQLANLPLVLMEGDRSEASHQKKAFDLNEAKGLYNGSGMRAVGVRNGGNETRDPPFRGALIIAQNAAVESERAVMERIVRIHWDKSHFSTNGRYASEKLRSLDMEHINGFMTACITQEKRFMEKYLEGYQIAMQHLGKDDKLNNQRINQNHAQIMGIAHALKATGILSGLLPSDMEALDSYLKGCCNDRHQCLEADTPAMAEFWDMYHYLEEEAGGKIRVNHSKDPTRIAISINQFHEAMMEMKQKPLDLMQLRRELRLSKRYPFIEQKSIYSAITQKSVQCFIFSDKEGKANALAA; encoded by the coding sequence ATGCAAGTTGCTGAAATCGTCAAACGCTTACAAGCTGATTATGGAATGAAACACAAAGGCGCGTTTTTGCGTGAAGGTGTTTGCCCTGAGTGCAGCAAGAAAGAACTATTCATCAGTGCCAATGAACCGCACCACCTTAAATGTGGGCGTGAAAACAAATGCGGGTGGGGTAAGAATACCCGCGAACTCTACCCCGATTTGTGGAAGCCGCTGCATGAACAATACCCCGCCACCCCGAAAGACCCGAACGCCACCGCACGGGCTTACTTGCGTTTACGGGGTTTGAACCCTGAGTTGTTTGTCGGGCAATTTATGCAAGCGCAACGCTATGAGCGTGATGCTATCCGCGAACCCAAGGGAACCGAAACCGTGCGGTTCTTTTTGAATGCCGACAGGTCGGTATGGTGGGAACGGTTCATTACCGTTATCGACATGCCCGACAAGCCAAAAAAGGCACACTTCCAAGGCAGCTATAAGGGCTTGTGGTGGCAACCGGCAGGCTTCAGCCCCAAGCAGGGCGACCGCGTGTTTTTGGTGGAAGGTATCCTTGATGCACTTTCGCTTATCCAATCGGGTTACAGTGCCGTTTCGTTAATGTCTTCCTCGAACTGGCCCGAACATTCCCTGAAGCCGTACTTGGGTAAGGGTATCAAGTGGGTGTTGGCACTGGACAACGACAAAGCAGGGCAGCGCTATAACCTCAAGTTCTACCGTGAACTTACCCGCATGGGCGAAAAGGTTGACGTATGTACCGCACCCGACAAAGACAAACGCGACTGGAACGACCTGCTGAAAGCCTCAGGCGGCAAAATCCAGCTTGATGCACTCGATGAATGGTTCTACACCGGCAAACTGTTAACCGCAGCCAACCCACAAGCCAAGGCGCTGCAAATTGCCGGGCGTACCGGCAGAACCCGCTTTACCTTTGAATACGAAGATCAACTGTATGCCGCCAAGTACAGCGAGAAGCAGGAAGACAACCCGGTACAGGTGGAGAAAATCGCCAACTGTAAGCCTGAATTCCTGTACTTCCAGAAAGACACGGTAACGGGTGATAGTGCTTATTACATGCGCGTAACCCGTCCCGGCTTGCCCAAACCCTACAAGGATGTGTTTTCACCGTCTGCCTTAGCCTCTGCCAATGAATTCAAGAATCGGCTGCTGAACGTGGCGGCGGGTGTCATGTTCACCGGCAACACCAAGCAACTGGAATATCACCAGCAAGAATACTGGTTCAATACTGCCAATCTGCCCGAAGTGCAGACCATCAACTTTTTGGGCTATGCGCGTGAATTGGGCGGCTGGATATTCCCCAAACAGGCGGTATTCAATGGCGTGTTACATCAGGTGAATGAAGATGATTTTATCGACCTGCCAGACGGTAGACAGGTAAAAACCTCATTCCGGCAAGATACCGTTACCATCGGCAAAGCAGAGGATTCTCACCAGCCGCAACTATGGCTAGAGGACTTTAAAACCGCGTTTGGTGTGAAAGGCGTGGCAGCGTTGGCATTTTGGGCGGGTTCGTTTTTTGCCGAACAGATACGCAAGAAACAAGCGTCTTACCCATTCTTGGAGCTTTCCGGCGAACCCGGCACGGGCAAAACAACCTTGCTGCAATTTCTTTGGAAGTTAAGCGGGCGGGAAGGGTACGAAGGTATAGAGCTTTCAAAAGCCAGCCATGCCGGACGCTGGCGCTCACTGGAACAATTAGCCAACTTGCCCTTAGTCCTGATGGAAGGCGACCGCAGCGAAGCCAGCCACCAGAAAAAGGCATTCGACTTGAACGAAGCCAAGGGCTTATACAACGGAAGCGGGATGCGGGCGGTAGGTGTGCGCAACGGCGGCAATGAAACCCGTGACCCACCATTCAGAGGTGCGTTGATCATTGCGCAAAATGCGGCGGTAGAATCCGAACGGGCGGTAATGGAACGGATTGTACGGATCCACTGGGACAAATCGCACTTCAGCACCAACGGGCGTTACGCCTCTGAAAAATTGCGTAGTCTGGACATGGAACACATCAACGGCTTCATGACCGCCTGCATTACCCAAGAGAAGCGTTTCATGGAAAAGTACCTTGAAGGCTATCAGATTGCCATGCAGCACTTGGGCAAAGATGACAAGCTCAATAACCAGCGTATCAACCAGAATCACGCGCAAATCATGGGCATTGCCCACGCACTGAAAGCCACCGGCATTTTAAGCGGCTTACTGCCCTCTGATATGGAAGCACTGGATAGCTACCTGAAAGGCTGCTGTAACGACCGCCACCAATGCCTTGAAGCCGATACCCCGGCAATGGCTGAATTCTGGGATATGTACCACTACTTGGAAGAGGAGGCGGGCGGCAAGATCAGGGTGAACCACAGCAAAGACCCCACACGCATTGCGATCAGCATCAACCAGTTCCATGAAGCCATGATGGAAATGAAACAAAAGCCGCTGGACTTGATGCAATTGCGGCGCGAATTGCGCCTAAGCAAGCGTTACCCCTTCATTGAACAGAAATCCATTTACTCAGCGATCACACAAAAGTCAGTGCAATGCTTTATCTTTTCCGACAAAGAAGGGAAGGCTAACGCACTGGCAGCATGA
- a CDS encoding helix-turn-helix transcriptional regulator produces MQTLAKINTFDFQEWKQKLQHQKPEMPIGVRLIDMHEIVMKTGYSRSTINRWRKAGTFPYGTLYGTSTRRWLESEIDEWIYQARG; encoded by the coding sequence ATGCAAACCCTAGCAAAAATTAACACTTTTGATTTCCAAGAATGGAAGCAAAAACTACAGCACCAAAAGCCTGAAATGCCTATCGGTGTCCGCCTGATTGATATGCATGAAATCGTGATGAAAACCGGATACAGCAGAAGCACCATAAACCGCTGGCGTAAAGCCGGAACCTTCCCTTATGGCACGTTATACGGCACAAGTACGCGCAGATGGTTAGAATCAGAAATTGACGAATGGATTTATCAGGCAAGAGGGTAA
- a CDS encoding Arc family DNA-binding protein — protein MNDKQVKPYPVRLEPELSQWVKERAKAGDRSMNAELVRIVRQAKEAEEQKQAA, from the coding sequence ATGAATGACAAGCAAGTAAAGCCGTACCCAGTACGCCTTGAACCAGAACTAAGCCAATGGGTGAAGGAACGGGCAAAGGCGGGGGATAGATCAATGAACGCGGAACTTGTCCGCATTGTGAGACAGGCAAAGGAGGCGGAAGAACAGAAACAAGCGGCGTAA
- a CDS encoding Arc family DNA-binding protein → MSKEPQQVNPYPIRLTKELREKLDTAAKAAGRSLNAEMLLRLEASFSQLPMDDQPLTAAQVRELIREELTKAGK, encoded by the coding sequence ATGAGCAAAGAACCACAACAGGTAAACCCGTATCCCATCAGGCTTACCAAAGAACTCAGGGAAAAACTTGATACCGCCGCGAAAGCCGCCGGTAGGTCACTGAATGCTGAAATGCTGCTAAGGCTTGAGGCTTCGTTCTCACAACTCCCAATGGATGACCAGCCACTTACCGCCGCGCAAGTGCGGGAACTGATACGGGAAGAACTCACCAAAGCGGGTAAGTAG
- a CDS encoding helix-turn-helix domain-containing protein — MIEDSFSITRAEAARYLSVSPRTVETLGLPYQQIRKRGRVLYRQSDLEKVKRSSQHNMEVAA; from the coding sequence ATGATCGAAGACAGTTTCAGCATAACAAGGGCAGAGGCGGCGCGGTATCTGAGTGTTAGCCCGCGAACGGTGGAAACGTTGGGCTTGCCCTACCAGCAGATACGCAAACGCGGGCGTGTGCTTTACCGTCAATCAGACCTAGAGAAAGTGAAGCGTTCAAGCCAACACAATATGGAGGTAGCAGCATGA
- a CDS encoding DUF5615 family PIN-like protein encodes MKLLLDENLSRRVIPAILDAYPESSQIALLGMDAANDRQVWAYAQQNGYILVTQDSDFHEMSVLYGHPPKVIWLKCGNQPRRRIVDILLSITEEVQAFACNPELSCLEIYA; translated from the coding sequence ATGAAGTTATTGCTTGATGAAAACCTGTCACGGCGGGTTATTCCCGCGATTCTGGACGCTTACCCGGAATCCTCACAAATCGCCTTATTGGGCATGGATGCGGCAAATGATAGGCAGGTGTGGGCGTATGCACAGCAGAACGGTTACATACTGGTAACGCAAGACAGCGACTTTCACGAAATGTCGGTACTGTACGGACACCCGCCCAAAGTCATTTGGTTGAAATGTGGCAACCAACCACGGCGGCGGATTGTGGATATATTGCTATCCATCACCGAAGAGGTGCAAGCCTTTGCCTGTAACCCTGAATTATCGTGTTTGGAAATATACGCATGA
- a CDS encoding DUF433 domain-containing protein, producing MSAPTNNRITIEAGKRGGKPCIRGLRITVYDVLGWLAAGMDTQEIIEDFPELEAADIIASLQFAANREHTLQVLIAA from the coding sequence ATGAGCGCACCGACAAACAACAGAATCACCATTGAAGCGGGCAAGCGCGGCGGTAAACCGTGCATTCGTGGCTTGCGGATTACGGTTTATGATGTGTTGGGCTGGCTTGCGGCTGGCATGGATACACAAGAAATTATTGAAGACTTCCCGGAACTGGAAGCGGCGGACATTATCGCCTCTCTACAATTCGCGGCGAACCGTGAACACACTTTGCAGGTGTTGATAGCGGCATGA
- a CDS encoding transcriptional regulator gives MRYAIIRIEPNLEADLLEMGAAFVDALETGSYQGEVFTFETPMALFQAITPKRWELLDRLQGKAAVSIRELAKQLGRDVKNVHTDVSRLLEIGLLERDEAGRVFSPFAEIRTEFTLKGENKAAA, from the coding sequence ATGAGATACGCAATTATTCGCATTGAACCCAACCTTGAAGCCGATTTACTGGAAATGGGCGCGGCTTTCGTGGATGCACTGGAAACCGGCAGTTATCAGGGTGAGGTATTCACCTTTGAAACGCCTATGGCATTGTTTCAGGCGATTACCCCCAAGCGCTGGGAACTGCTGGACAGACTGCAAGGCAAAGCGGCGGTGAGTATCCGCGAACTTGCTAAGCAATTGGGGCGGGATGTGAAGAACGTTCACACGGATGTAAGCAGGCTTTTGGAAATTGGCTTGTTGGAACGTGACGAAGCAGGGCGGGTATTTTCCCCCTTTGCGGAAATCAGGACAGAATTCACCTTGAAGGGTGAGAACAAAGCGGCGGCTTGA
- a CDS encoding toxin-antitoxin system TumE family protein gives MEKAILIYRRRREFADGAIIEGVAWSLPQAVMGSSHLYKYRLFYGYPGQRVIGYDNERGKGDHKHYYDTETPYTFTTPEQVWRDFVTDILTERGKP, from the coding sequence ATGGAAAAAGCAATATTGATTTACAGGCGGCGGCGTGAATTTGCGGACGGCGCAATTATTGAAGGCGTGGCGTGGTCATTGCCCCAAGCCGTTATGGGTTCTAGCCACCTGTACAAATACCGCTTGTTTTATGGTTATCCGGGGCAACGTGTTATCGGTTACGACAACGAACGCGGCAAGGGCGACCATAAGCACTATTACGACACCGAAACGCCTTACACCTTTACCACACCGGAACAGGTATGGCGGGATTTTGTAACTGACATCCTCACAGAGAGGGGCAAGCCATGA
- a CDS encoding tyrosine-type recombinase/integrase, which produces MVKNAKTKPDGKPLKLSDGDGLHLYVTTTGKYWRYNYRIDGKQKTLALGVYSETTLKQARDLHDEAKAVLARGVDPTANKKAQRAARVKLTENSFEAVAREWLVKFSDKWIEEGKKRIVSRLEHDIFPWLGNRPIAEIEPPEILACLYRIEKRGALDTAHRAKQDCGQIFRYAVSTGRASRDPTPDLKGALPTARKQHFAAITNPAEIGALLRGIEEYKGSYVVQCALKLSALVFVRPGELRQMEWAEIDLANEVWELPADKMKMRMPHIVPLSRQALAILQDIQPLTGSDKYVFPGIRQRKEPMSENTIRQALRRLGYSNTEMTAHGFRAMARTVLEEVLDFPQHIIEHQLAHAVKDPNGRAYNRTKHLQKRATMMQRWADYLDELRETTGGDVVPFRTKAG; this is translated from the coding sequence ATGGTTAAGAACGCCAAGACCAAACCAGACGGCAAGCCCCTAAAATTATCAGATGGTGATGGCTTACACCTTTACGTCACTACCACCGGTAAATACTGGCGGTATAACTACCGTATCGACGGCAAACAAAAAACCCTCGCTTTGGGCGTGTACTCGGAAACCACCTTAAAACAAGCGCGTGATCTGCATGACGAAGCCAAGGCGGTACTAGCGCGGGGTGTTGACCCAACCGCCAATAAAAAGGCGCAACGGGCGGCAAGGGTGAAACTCACAGAAAACAGCTTTGAAGCCGTGGCGCGTGAATGGCTGGTGAAGTTCTCGGACAAATGGATAGAGGAGGGCAAGAAACGCATTGTCAGCAGGTTAGAGCACGATATTTTTCCGTGGCTAGGCAATCGACCGATAGCAGAGATAGAACCCCCTGAAATCCTCGCTTGCCTGTACCGTATCGAGAAGCGCGGCGCATTGGATACCGCACACCGGGCAAAGCAAGATTGCGGGCAGATATTCCGTTATGCCGTTTCGACGGGTAGGGCAAGCCGTGACCCAACCCCCGATCTGAAAGGCGCGTTACCCACTGCCAGAAAGCAACACTTTGCAGCCATCACCAACCCCGCAGAAATAGGCGCGTTATTGCGCGGTATTGAGGAATACAAGGGTAGTTATGTGGTGCAGTGCGCTTTGAAGTTATCCGCTTTGGTATTTGTCAGACCTGGCGAATTACGGCAAATGGAATGGGCAGAAATCGACTTAGCCAATGAAGTATGGGAACTGCCAGCCGACAAAATGAAAATGCGTATGCCGCATATTGTCCCGCTTTCCCGTCAAGCACTGGCTATCCTGCAAGACATCCAACCCTTAACGGGTAGTGATAAGTATGTTTTCCCCGGTATCCGCCAACGTAAGGAACCCATGAGCGAGAACACCATAAGGCAAGCTTTACGGCGTTTGGGGTATAGCAACACTGAGATGACGGCGCACGGGTTCAGGGCAATGGCTAGAACCGTGCTTGAAGAGGTGTTGGACTTTCCGCAACACATCATAGAGCACCAGTTAGCCCATGCCGTGAAAGACCCCAACGGCAGGGCATACAACCGGACCAAACATTTGCAGAAACGGGCAACCATGATGCAACGTTGGGCTGATTACCTTGACGAACTGAGGGAAACCACGGGCGGGGATGTTGTCCCATTCCGAACCAAAGCGGGGTAG
- the ligA gene encoding NAD-dependent DNA ligase LigA gives MQELQQQIETLREQLRYHNHRYYVLDDPEVPDVEYDRLFRELQALEAAHPDLITPDSPSQRVGAAPLTEFGEIKHAIPMLSLGNVFSDEELLAFDKRIHDRLKSDAETEFVAEPKLDGLAISILYENGVFTRAATRGDGETGEDVTHNVRTIASVPLRLLGEGYPTVLEVRGEIYMPKAGFEAFNAKMRALGEKTFVNPRNAAAGSLRQLDPRLTAQRPLDIFCYAVGLVEGGTVPDTHYAILQQFRAWGLRVCQDIRIVQGAQGCLDYFREIGARRNSLPYDIDGVVYKVNSIATQQELGFISRAPRWAVAHKFPAQEEITELEGVDFQVGRTGALTPVARLKPVFVGGVTVSNATLHNMDEIERKDVRIGDFVIVRRAGDVIPEVASVILERRPAGAAPIVMPTHCPVCGSEVQRPEGEAVARCSGGLYCPAQVKEAIKHFASRKALNIDGLGDKMVEQLFDAGLIRHVDDLYSLDVEAVAALERMGKKSAENLIAALESSKSTTLERFIYALGIRNAGEGTAKGLARYFGSLDAIQAANEETLKLVPDIGVIVAANVAQFFAEAHNRDTIQHLRDLGVHWSNYEAKPAEALPLAGKIYVITGTLSRAREDIKADLEALGAKVSGSVSKKTTALIAGENAGSKLDKAQSLGVEVLDEDALSALLNRS, from the coding sequence ATGCAAGAATTACAACAACAAATCGAAACCCTGCGCGAACAACTGCGTTATCACAACCACCGTTACTACGTGCTGGACGACCCGGAAGTTCCCGATGTGGAATACGACCGCCTGTTCCGCGAGTTACAGGCGCTTGAGGCTGCGCATCCCGATCTGATCACCCCCGATTCGCCCAGCCAGCGTGTCGGGGCAGCACCGCTCACCGAATTTGGTGAAATTAAACACGCTATCCCGATGCTGTCCTTGGGTAACGTGTTCAGCGATGAAGAATTGCTGGCATTCGATAAACGCATTCACGACCGCCTCAAGTCCGACGCGGAAACCGAATTCGTCGCCGAACCCAAGCTCGACGGTTTGGCAATCAGCATCCTCTACGAAAACGGCGTGTTCACCCGCGCCGCGACCCGTGGCGATGGCGAAACTGGCGAAGATGTGACCCACAATGTACGCACGATTGCCTCCGTACCCTTGCGCTTGCTGGGCGAAGGCTACCCGACGGTGTTGGAAGTGCGTGGCGAAATCTACATGCCCAAAGCGGGGTTTGAGGCCTTCAACGCCAAAATGCGTGCCTTGGGCGAAAAAACCTTCGTTAACCCGCGTAATGCGGCGGCGGGCAGTTTGCGCCAATTGGATCCGCGTTTGACGGCGCAACGTCCACTGGATATTTTTTGCTACGCGGTAGGTTTGGTGGAAGGCGGCACAGTGCCGGATACGCATTACGCAATTCTGCAACAATTCCGTGCGTGGGGTTTACGGGTGTGCCAAGACATCCGCATTGTGCAAGGTGCGCAAGGTTGCCTCGACTATTTCCGCGAAATTGGCGCACGGCGTAATAGCTTGCCCTACGACATCGACGGCGTGGTCTACAAAGTCAACAGCATTGCCACCCAGCAGGAACTCGGTTTTATCAGCCGTGCGCCGCGTTGGGCAGTGGCACACAAATTTCCTGCGCAAGAGGAAATCACGGAACTCGAAGGCGTTGATTTCCAAGTCGGGCGCACGGGCGCACTCACACCCGTGGCACGCCTCAAACCGGTATTCGTCGGTGGCGTGACCGTCAGCAATGCAACCTTGCACAATATGGATGAAATCGAGCGTAAGGACGTGCGTATCGGCGATTTCGTGATCGTGCGCAGGGCAGGGGACGTGATTCCCGAAGTCGCTAGCGTGATTCTCGAACGCCGTCCTGCTGGTGCTGCACCGATAGTCATGCCCACGCATTGCCCCGTGTGCGGTTCAGAGGTGCAACGCCCCGAAGGTGAAGCCGTCGCCCGCTGTAGCGGTGGTTTGTATTGCCCCGCACAAGTCAAAGAAGCCATCAAACACTTCGCCTCGCGCAAAGCCCTGAACATCGACGGCTTAGGCGACAAAATGGTAGAGCAGTTGTTTGATGCCGGTTTAATCCGCCACGTTGACGACCTCTACAGTTTGGATGTTGAAGCGGTTGCCGCGTTGGAGCGCATGGGCAAGAAATCCGCCGAAAACCTCATTGCCGCACTCGAAAGCAGCAAATCCACCACGTTGGAACGCTTTATTTACGCGCTAGGCATCCGCAATGCGGGCGAAGGCACTGCCAAAGGCTTGGCTCGCTATTTCGGCTCACTGGATGCGATTCAAGCTGCCAACGAAGAAACCCTGAAACTCGTGCCTGACATCGGTGTGATCGTGGCAGCGAATGTTGCCCAATTTTTCGCAGAAGCCCACAACCGCGATACCATCCAGCACTTACGCGATTTGGGTGTGCATTGGTCAAACTACGAAGCCAAACCTGCCGAAGCCTTGCCATTGGCGGGCAAGATTTACGTGATTACCGGCACGCTCAGTCGTGCGCGTGAAGACATCAAAGCCGATCTGGAAGCATTAGGGGCGAAAGTGTCCGGTAGCGTTTCCAAAAAAACCACGGCATTGATTGCGGGTGAGAATGCGGGTTCAAAACTGGATAAAGCGCAGAGCCTTGGGGTGGAAGTCCTTGATGAAGACGCTTTATCGGCTTTGTTGAACCGCTCATAA